In Gadus macrocephalus chromosome 4, ASM3116895v1, the following proteins share a genomic window:
- the ing3 gene encoding inhibitor of growth protein 3, whose amino-acid sequence MLYLEDYLEMIEQLPMDLRDRFTEMREMDLQVQNATDQLEQKVIEFFVNAKKNKPEWREEQMEVIKKDYYKALEDADEKVQLANQIYDLVDRHLRKLDQELAKFKMELEADNAGITEILERRSLEMDSPAQPVNNHHVHSHATAEKRKHSAPVHHTTEHVPEKKFKSEALLSTLTSDASKENTPGCRTNSAALSTNSVYSVTTSQPLASYNLTSLPAGVGAGAGAITMAAAQAVQATAQMKDGRRTSSLKASYEAIKNNDFQLNREFSVSREATTYPASALASTLTQNITPPSASDSRGRKSKSGVKSSSHQSSSSSSSSSLSSCSSSSALAQELSQQASSLPEADPNSQVDWTYDPNEPRYCICNQVSYGEMVGCDNTDCPIEWFHYGCVGLTEAPKGKWFCPQCTAAMKRRGSRHK is encoded by the exons ATGTTATACTTGGAGGACTACCTCGAGA TGATCGAGCAGCTCCCCATGGACCTCCGCGACAGGTTCACGGAAATGAGGGAGATGGACCTGCAGGTTCAAA ACGCCACTGACCAGCTCGAGCAGAAGGTCATCGAGTTCTTCGTCAACGCCAAGAAGAACAAACCCGAGTGGAGGGAAGAGCAGATGGAGGTCATCAAGAAG GACTATTATAAAGCGCTGGAGGATGCAGACGAGAAAGTACAGCTGGCCAATCAGATTTATGACCTG GTGGACCGCCACCTGAGGAAGCTGGACCAGGAGCTGGCCAAGTTCAAGATGGAGCTCGAGGCGGACAACGCCGGCATCACAGAGATCCTGGAGAGAC GGTCTTTGGAGATGGACAGTCCCGCCCAGCCGGTCAACAACCACCACGTCCACTCACACGCCACGGCTGAAA AGAGGAAACACAGCGCTCCGGTGCACCACACCACAGAGCACGTCCCGGAGAAGAAGTTCAAGTCAGAGGCTCTGCTCTCCACACTCACCTCGGACGCCTCCAAGGAGAACACGCCAG GTTGCCGCACCAACAGCGCCGCCCTGTCCACCAACAGCGTGTACAGCGTCACCACCTCCCAGCCGCTGGCCTCCTACaacctcacctccctccccgccggggtgggggccggggccggggccatCACCATGGCAGCCGCCCAGGCGGTCCAGGCCACCGCCCAG ATGAAGGACGGCCGGCGGACATCCAGCCTGAAGGCCAGCTACGAGGCCATCAAGAACAACGACTTCCAGCTCAACCGCGAGTTCTCCGTCTCCAGAGAGGCCACCACCTACCCCGCCTCCGCCCTGgcctccaccctcacccagAACATCACCCCCCCATCCGCCTCCGATTCCCGGGGCCGCAAGTCCAA AAGCGGCGTCAAGTCGTCGAGCCAccagtcgtcgtcgtcctcctcctcctcctcgctctcctcctgctcctcctcctcagcgctGGCCCAGGAGCTGTCCCAGCAGGCGTCCTCCCTGCCCGAGGCCGACCCCAACAGCCAGGTGGACTGGACCTACGACCCCAACGAGCCCCGCTACTGCATCTGCAACCAG GTTTCCTACGGGGAGATGGTGGGCTGTGACAACACAGAC TGCCCCATCGAGTGGTTCCACTACGGCTGCGTGGGGCTGACGGAGGCCCCCAAGGGCAA